The Amycolatopsis coloradensis sequence TCGCGGGCGAAAGTGACGTGCCGGGCCTCTTCGAGCACGTGGATCCGGTTCACCATGCGCACCAGCGGCTGGATCTCCGGGTCGTTCATCTGCTCGCGCTGAAGCCGGTCGAGTACCTCTTCGGCGACGAGGATCGCGCCGTAGCGCGCGGGGCCGTAGCTGATCGTCGGCATCAGTTTCGCCAGCCGCCGCAACCACGGCACCGGCCCGTAGGACGGGCAGCCGATCCGCGAAGCCATCCGCGCGAACATCGTCGAGTGACGGCATTCGTCCGCGATCTCGGTCAACGCGTACTGGGCGTGCGAGCTGGTCGGGTCCGCTTCGTAGACCTCCTTGAGCAGCATCTGCATCAGGAGGATCTCGAACCACAGCCCCGTCGTGGCGACGCTCGCGACTTCGTGCTTTCCGAGTTCGATGCGCTGCTCTTCGGACAGCGAGTCCCACAACTCGGTGCCGTAGAGCGAAGAACGGTGAGCCGGGATGAAGCGCTTCCCGTCGACGAGCGGGGCGTTCCAGTCGATGTCGACGTCGGGATCGTAGAACTTGTTCGCGGAGGACTTGAGCAGCCGCTCGGCCGTCTTCTCCCGGTCTGTTTCCTTCAGCGCCCGCGTCATTGCCGACACACCCCTATCTGTAACTCGTGGTAACAGTTACCTCTGGTAGCATGACCGGGGTGATCGAACGTGTCAAGCGCAACAGCAAGCAGTCGAGCAAGCACCCCACAGCGGGTGAGGCCGACACGGGTGATGCCCGTCGTGACCGCTGGCGCAAGCACCGGATCGCGCGCCGCGCGGAGTTCGTCGAGGCCGCCCTGCGCGCGCTCGACACCCACGGGCCGGACCTCGGCATGGAAGACGTCGCCGCCGAAGCGGGTGTCACGAAACCCGTGCTGTACCGGCACTTCGACGACAAGGCGGATCTGTACGTCGCGCTCGGGCAGCGCGGCACGGAGATCCTCTTCCAGCGGCTGATCCCGGCCATCAACTCCGAACTCGCCCCGGTCCCCCGGATCCGGATGGCGCTCGACGCGTTCTTCAGCGTCATCGAGGAGCACCCCAACCTGTACCGACTGCTCGCGCGCGGCGGCCTTCAGGAGAAGGTGGTCGTCAAGTCCGACGTCGTCGCCGAAGACAAGGAACTGATCGCCACCGCGCTGACCGCG is a genomic window containing:
- a CDS encoding diiron oxygenase gives rise to the protein MTRALKETDREKTAERLLKSSANKFYDPDVDIDWNAPLVDGKRFIPAHRSSLYGTELWDSLSEEQRIELGKHEVASVATTGLWFEILLMQMLLKEVYEADPTSSHAQYALTEIADECRHSTMFARMASRIGCPSYGPVPWLRRLAKLMPTISYGPARYGAILVAEEVLDRLQREQMNDPEIQPLVRMVNRIHVLEEARHVTFAREEVTRGMAKLSKKEILYQQFIIALISYFVTRAFINPNVYKAVGIRPRDGVEAALNNPNWRESIQWAGEKIMPFLQESGLVGKPGMYFWRKSFLLPGKR
- a CDS encoding TetR/AcrR family transcriptional regulator; protein product: MTGVIERVKRNSKQSSKHPTAGEADTGDARRDRWRKHRIARRAEFVEAALRALDTHGPDLGMEDVAAEAGVTKPVLYRHFDDKADLYVALGQRGTEILFQRLIPAINSELAPVPRIRMALDAFFSVIEEHPNLYRLLARGGLQEKVVVKSDVVAEDKELIATALTALLGDYMRMFNMDSGAAEPWAHGIVGMVQSTGEWWLDRRSMGRDSVVEYLTQIIWAAIDGLSRQQGIVIDPNLPLEENKVVQMRKESEAQ